Proteins co-encoded in one Eremothecium sinecaudum strain ATCC 58844 chromosome VI, complete sequence genomic window:
- the FKS3 gene encoding putative 1,3-beta-D-glucan synthase (Syntenic homolog of Ashbya gossypii AGL353W; Syntenic homolog of Saccharomyces cerevisiae YMR306W (FKS3)) — protein MNFQNPSPTLSQTDLQYPAWCQDDQVPVTKSELRDIFEDLARKFGFQQSSKENMYHHLLTQLDSRASRTTAQAALISLHASYIGGDCANYKKWYFAAQLNLDEEIGFSNMRLQGKSHKRNKRLAKEKGISIKEQQRLWKERQEEFMKNHPKIVMTPGERDDDSSFKAADFKWKLRMRDLTPTQMARQLALYLLIWGEANQLRFTPECLCFFYKCAQDYDCRITADGVRQPEKPEYSYLNDIVTPIYRFLRSQIYEIGPRGKFIRRDNDHKDIVGYDDVNQLFWYPEGIERIILKNGDRLVDKQAGERYEYLKDVAWDNVFYKTYRESRSWMHCATNFNRIWIIHFSTFWFFTSFNAPTLYTKDYIQLLNNQPTMQSRFSAVALGGAVTCLVQIVATLSEWSFVPREWPGAQHLSRRMLGLIFCFLLNFGPSVYVFGFFALDEHSRSAYVISIIQFVIAIITSLFFATRPLGGLFTSYLQRGKRKRKYVSSQTFTASFPKLTGRSKWFSRGLWICVFLAKFLESYFFLTLSLRDPIRVLSILNMSRCHGDRLLGTMLCRWQPTITLFLMLLTDLILFFLDTYLWYIVCNCIFSIMLSFSLGTSILTPWKNIYSRLPKRIYTKILATSEMDIKYKPKILISQVWNAIVISMYREHLLSIDHVQKLLYQQVDSIYQDKRTLKSPTFFLAQDDSTFKSVEFFPRNSEAQRRLSFFAQSLSTPITDPIPVECMPTFTVLIPHYAEKIMLKLKEIIKEESPKSRITLLEYLKHLHPTEWECFVHDTKLLAIEKNTRYKHDKDESSDASVSPPMTGSPAIPLDLNDDLLNARIKDLPYYCLGFGASDPQDTLRTRIWASLRTQTLYRTISGFMNYAKAIKLLYRIENPSIIQFYAADQEALDNDLDAMANRKFKMVVAMQRYAQFTLEEIEAVEFIWKAYPEIMVSYLVDEPNPNDPNGEPIYYSCLTDGTCETDTKTGRRENIYKIRLSGNPILGDGKSDNQNSSIIFYRGEYIQVIDANQDNYLEECLKIRSVLSEFEEMEMDNFIPYIPGIEYQEQPPPVAIIGAREYIFSENIGVLGDIAAGKEQTFGTLFARTLAEIGAKLHYGHPDFLNAIFMTTRGGISKAQKGLHLNEDIYAGMNAVCRGGRIKHSDYYQCGKGRDLGFGSILNFTTKIGAGTGEQLLSREYYYLGTQLSIDRFLTFFYAHPGFHLNNLFITLSVQLFFLLLLNLGALNHETITCMYNKDIPITNLERPIGCYNLQPVLHWVTIFVLSIFIVFFISFAPLLIQELLEKGIWKACTRFIHHLLCMAPLFEVFVCQVYSKALFSNVTFGGAKYIPTGRGFAITRLDFHQLFSRFGVTSIYSGSRIFLMLLFATLSMWQPALLWFWITVVSLSLAPFIFNPHQYSFVSYFVDYRNFIRWLFRGNSRYHPDSWATYVKSSRSQFTGYKKKLIGDKSESSIKDLNRAAIGNLLFAEVLIPLFIVIFSITAYTFINAQTGVRAVSPTHSLVRLAIVTFFPILMNSIVLGMLFGLSFAAAPILLCCCQRTSATIAAIAHCSSVVIYFVDFELMWFLEGWNFTRALLLLITCINIQNFLFKVVSVCVLTREYKNNKSHIAWWSGKWYNTGIGWQVIFQPSREYLVKIIESSVFAGDFILGHWLLFLQTPLLFLPYIDHWHSTMLFWLKPGNLISGELIFTNKQRKTRRSIVRRYTLLYFFIMTIFIVLLFAPIFAQQYVPDGAKLFAGSALDGLAQPSSQDNNDTDNKAPRTILRTTPRMPQFKTVR, from the coding sequence TCCGAAAATTGTTATGACCCCAGGAGAAAGGGATGATGACTCAAGTTTTAAAGCAGCTGATTTTAAGTGGAAACTCCGAATGAGGGACTTGACGCCGACACAAATGGCGCGGCAGTTGGCTTTGTATTTACTAATTTGGGGGGAGGCTAATCAGCTTCGTTTTACGCCAGAATGTTTATGTTTTTTTTACAAGTGTGCACAGGACTATGATTGTCGTATAACTGCTGATGGAGTAAGGCAGCCCGAAAAACCTGAGTATAGTTATCTTAATGATATTGTCACGCCCATATACAGGTTTTTAAGAAGCCAGATATATGAGATTGGACCCAGAGGTAAATTTATTAGACGTGATAATGATCATAAGGACATTGTTGGTTATGATGATGTGAACCAATTGTTTTGGTACCCGGAAGGGATTGAAAGaataattttgaaaaatgGAGACCGTCTTGTTGATAAACAAGCTGGGGAGCGCTACGAATACTTGAAAGACGTTGCATGGGATAACGTGTTTTATAAAACTTACCGTGAATCAAGAAGTTGGATGCATTGTGCTACGAATTTCAACCGTATTTGGATCATCCATTTCTCAACCTTTTGGTTCTTTACTTCCTTTAATGCACCTACCCTATACACGAAAGATTATATTCAATTGTTAAACAATCAACCAACGATGCAATCGAGGTTTTCAGCTGTAGCACTTGGAGGAGCAGTCACATGTCTTGTACAGATAGTTGCAACTTTATCCGAGTGGAGTTTTGTGCCCCGTGAATGGCCAGGCGCACAGCATTTATCAAGAAGAATGCTAGGTTTGATTTTTTGCTTTTTGTTGAACTTTGGTCCATCTGTGTACGTATTTGGGTTTTTTGCCCTTGACGAACATTCAAGGTCGGCATATGTTATATCAATTATTCAATTCGTTATTGCAATCATCACCTCTTTATTCTTTGCTACTAGACCATTAGGGGGATTGTTCACATCATATCTACAACGCGGAAAGCGTAAGAGAAAGTATGTTTCTTCCCAAACATTTACTGCATCTTTCCCAAAGTTAACAGGTAGAAGTAAGTGGTTTTCGAGAGGGTTATGGATATGTGTATTCCTTGCCAAGTTTTTGGAATCTTATTTCTTTTTAACTCTTTCGCTTAGAGATCCAATTAGGGTGTTATCCATTTTGAATATGAGCAGATGCCATGGTGATAGATTATTAGGGACAATGTTGTGTCGTTGGCAGCCTACAATCACATTATTCTTAATGTTGTTGACAGACTTGATACTTTTCTTCTTAGATACCTACTTGTGGTACATTGTTTGTAACTGTATCTTTTCGATTATGCTTTCCTTCTCTTTGGGTACTTCTATATTGACGCCATGGAAGAATATTTATTCCAGATTGCCAAAGCGAATTTACACAAAGATCCTAGCCACTTCAGAGATGGACATAAAGTACAAACCGAAAATATTGATATCCCAAGTTTGGAATGCCATTGTTATCTCAATGTACCGTGAACACCTTCTATCAATTGACCATGTTCAGAAATTGTTATACCAACAAGTGGATTCGATTTATCAAGATAAGAGAACTTTAAAATCGCCAACTTTCTTTTTAGCGCAGGATGACTCTACATTTAAGTCGGTAGAATTCTTTCCGAGAAATTCAGAAGCTCAAAGGAGACTTTCATTCTTTGCACAGTCGTTGTCAACTCCTATCACGGATCCAATACCAGTCGAATGCATGCCAACATTTACCGTTTTGATTCCACATTATGCTGAGAAAATAATGTTAAAATTGAAGGAAATTATCAAAGAAGAATCTCCAAAAAGCAGAATAACACTATTGGAATATTTAAAGCACCTACATCCTACCGAATGGGAATGTTTTGTCCATGACACAAAATTATTAGCAATTGAAAAGAACACCCGGTATAAGCATGATAAAGATGAAAGCTCGGACGCTTCAGTCTCACCTCCCATGACTGGAAGCCCTGCGATTCCACTAGATTTGAATGATGATTTATTAAATGCTCGCATTAAAGATTTGCCATATTATTGCTTGGGCTTTGGGGCATCTGATCCACAGGATACCTTAAGAACACGGATTTGGGCGTCTTTGAGAACGCAAACGTTATACCGAACGATATCTGGCTTCATGAATTACGCCAAGGCAATTAAATTGTTGTATCGCATAGAAAACCCCTCAATTATACAATTTTATGCCGCTGATCAAGAAGCTTTGGACAATGATTTGGATGCAATGGCCAATAGGAAATTTAAAATGGTTGTTGCAATGCAAAGATATGCTCAATTCACATTAGAAGAAATAGAAGCCGTTGAATTTATATGGAAAGCATACCCTGAAATAATGGTTTCATACTTAGTCGATGAGCCGAATCCCAACGATCCAAATGGAGAGCCCATTTATTACAGTTGTTTGACAGATGGAACATGCGAGACCGATACGAAGACAGGTAGGCGTGAAAACATCTACAAGATCCGTCTTTCCGGTAATCCAATTTTAGGTGATGGTAAATCTGACAACCAGAACAGTTCTATAATATTTTATCGTGGTGAGTATATCCAGGTCATTGATGCAAACCAAGATAACTATCTAGAAGAATGTTTGAAAATTCGTTCTGTTTTAAGCGAGTTCGAAGAAATGGAAATGGATAATTTTATTCCTTATATTCCAGGTATTGAATATCAAGAACAACCACCCCCAGTGGCAATTATCGGTGCCCGTGAATACATTTTCTCCGAGAATATTGGTGTTCTAGGTGACATTGCAGCAGGAAAAGAGCAAACTTTCGGTACATTATTCGCAAGAACCTTGGCTGAAATTGGCGCAAAGTTACACTATGGTCACCCAGATTTCTTAAATGCCATTTTTATGACGACAAGAGGTGGTATTTCAAAGGCTCAAAAGGGTTTGCATTTAAATGAAGATATTTATGCTGGAATGAACGCAGTTTGTCGTGGTGGAAGAATAAAGCATAGTGACTACTATCAGTGTGGAAAAGGGCGTGATCTTGGGTTTGGAAGTATATTAAATTTCACAACAAAAATTGGTGCTGGCACTGGAGAGCAATTACTATCTCGTGAGTATTATTACTTGGGTACACAACTTTCAATCGATCGGTTTTTAACGTTTTTTTATGCTCATCCTGGATTTCATTTAAACAACTTGTTCATTACTCTATCCGTTCAGTTATTCTTCCTCTTATTGTTGAATTTAGGTGCATTAAACCATGAAACGATAACATGTATGTACAATAAAGACATCCCAATTACGAATTTAGAGAGACCTATTGGGTGTTACAATCTCCAGCCCGTATTACATTGGGTGACTATTTTTGTGTTGTCAATTTTTATTGTGTTCTTCATATCCTTTGCGCCTTTATTAATCCAAGAATTACTTGAGAAAGGTATTTGGAAAGCATGTACCCGTTTTATTCACCACCTACTGTGCATGGCCCCATTGTTTGAAGTGTTTGTTTGCCAAGTTTACTCAAAAGCTTTATTCAGTAACGTCACATTCGGAGGAGCGAAATATATACCGACTGGTAGAGGTTTTGCAATTACTAGACTTGATTTCCATCAATTGTTTTCCCGATTTGGTGTCACTTCGATTTATTCGGGCTCCAGGATATTTTTGATGCTATTATTCGCCACATTATCAATGTGGCAGCCTGCGTTATTGTGGTTTTGGATTACTGTTGTATCCTTAAGTTTGGCTCCGTTCATCTTTAACCCACATCAGTATTCTTTTGTCAGCTACTTTGTTGATTATAGGAACTTTATCAGATGGTTGTTTAGGGGGAATAGTAGATATCATCCAGACTCGTGGGCTACATATGTCAAATCTTCGAGGTCACAGTTCACTGGTTATAAGAAGAAATTAATTGGCGATAAATCTGAGAGTAGCATTAAGGATTTAAATAGGGCTGCGATTGGTAACCTATTATTTGCCGAAGTATTAATACCACTATTCATTGTAATATTCAGTATTACAGCTTATACCTTTATTAACGCGCAAACAGGTGTTCGTGCGGTATCTCCAACTCACTCTTTAGTTCGACTAGCCATTGTTACCTTTTTCCCAATTTTAATGAATTCAATAGTATTGGGTATGTTATTCGGTCTATCGTTCGCTGCTGCTCCAATCTTATTGTGCTGTTGTCAAAGAACAAGTGCCACGATTGCTGCAATTGCCCACTGTTCTTCGGTTGTGATTTACTTCGTTGACTTTGAGCTCATGTGGTTCTTAGAGGGCTGGAACTTTACTAGAGCattgttgttgttgatCACTTGTATTAATATTCAAAATTTCCTATTCAAGGTTGTATCAGTTTGTGTCTTGACTCGTGAATACAAGAACAACAAGTCTCATATTGCATGGTGGTCGGGCAAGTGGTACAATACAGGTATAGGCTGGCAAGTTATCTTCCAACCATCTAGAGAATATTTGGTAAAAATAATAGAGTCGAGTGTATTTGCAGGTGACTTTATCCTTGGCCACTGGTTGCTATTTCTACAAACTCCTTTACTATTTCTCCCATATATCGACCACTGGCATTCTACTATGTTGTTTTGGTTAAAACCTGGAAACCTTATATCAGGAGAACTAATATTTACCAACAAGCAAAGGAAAACGAGAAGATCTATTGTAAGGCGATACACTTTACTTTACTTTTTCATAATGACGATATTTATTGTATTGTTATTTGCGCCAATCTTCGCACAGCAATATGTCCCTGACGGAGCCAAATTGTTTGCCGGTAGTGCACTTGATGGTTTGGCACAGCCTAGTAGTCAAGACAACAATGACACTGATAATAAAGCGCCCCGAACAATTCTTAGAACTACTCCACGCATGCCACAATTCAAAACAGTTAGGTAG